A window of Gopherus evgoodei ecotype Sinaloan lineage unplaced genomic scaffold, rGopEvg1_v1.p scaffold_144_arrow_ctg1, whole genome shotgun sequence genomic DNA:
TCTCGGCTGGCccgggcggtgggggcggggtttcCGGGCTCGCTCTCGGCTGGccgggcggtgggggcggggtttcCCGGGCTCGCTCTCGGCTGGCcgggcgggggggcggggtttCCCGGGCTCGCTCTCGGTTGGCccgggcggtgggggcggggtttcCGGCTCGCTCTCGGTTGGCCGGGCGGTGGGGCGGGGTTTCCCGGGGCTCGCTCTCGGCTGGCCcgggcgggggggcggggtttCCCGGGACTCGCTCTCGGCTGGCCggggcggtgggggcggggtttcCCGGGACTCGCTCTCGGCTGGCccgggcggtgggggcggggtttcCCGGGGCTCGCTCTCGGCTGGcccgggcggggggggcgggggttccCGGGGCTCGCGCGCGGCTGGCccgggcggtgggggcggggtttcCGGCTCGCTCTCGGTTGGCccgggcggtgggggcggggttcCCGGGGCTCGCTCTCGGTTGGCCCGAGCAGACCTCGCTGCTGGGACGCGCCCTGGGGCACCGCTGGCCGCCGGTAGGCGCTGCTGGGTGGGAGTGACCCGCCGTGGGGCTGGCAGACTGTGCTGTGGGGTCGCGGTGCTGGGAAGCGGGGTAGGGAGCTCCCGGGGGcactgctctgggaggggggttgagGGTCCCCGCTCCCAGGGTCCTGGGCTGCGAACACTCATTCGACCCCCTGTCGGGCCCGTGAGCCcccagtgggggtgggagggttgaaGGCCCAGTAACGAACCCCGACCACTCTGCACCAGCGCTCTCCTGTAACAGGCCATGCCATGGAAAGGGTGGGTTGTGGGGTGTTCTCTGGGCCCGAGCACCCCATCTGTCCTGCTCCATTGACATTTTCCTCCTGCAGCAGGCAGTGCCGGGGGTGGGGGTTTCTTGGGGCTCCAGCCTTTCCCCTCATTCTGCTCCTCCCCTTGCAGTTGCTCTCCATCCCTGTGGCAGGCAGCACTATGGGTGGGGAGGTTTTTTTAGCCTCAGCATCCTTCACTCCCTGTCTCTCCCTTTGTAGTGACCTGCCTTGGGCAGGCTGTGCCATGGAGCCAGAGACCCGCAGCATCCAGATTGAGTTCCCGCACTATGCTGCGGTGCTGCTGGATCACTCAACAAGCACCGCCTGGAGGGCAAATTCTGCGACATCTCCATCCACGTGCAGGGCCAGGTCTTCCAGGCTCACAAGAGTGTGCTGGCCGCCTCCTCGCCCTACTTCCATGACAAGCTGCTCCTCAACGACACCAACTGCATTGTGCTGCCCAGCGTCATTGAGCCAGAGGCCTTTGAGAATTTGCTGCAGCTCATCTACTCTGGCCGTCTCAAGCTGCTGATGGAGGCACTGCCCAGTCACCTGCTGGTGGCCAGCGggctgcagatgtggcaggtggtggaccagtgctctgagatccttaaagagctggaggggggacccTGCCGCCCCTGGTCCAGCCGGGCAAGCGAGAGCCAGTCTCCCAGTAGCAGCAATTATTTTGCCGTGAAGGACGACGGGGAACCAGGGGGCAGCAGCTCAGAGGGGCCAGGGCATGGTGGGGTGTCATCAGGCCGGGCAGCTCCAGGCTGCCTCGACAATGAGGTGATGAAGATCCGGGTGtcacaggaggaagaggaggaggaagaggaggaggaggaccatCAGGCCCAGATCTGTAGcggctcaatggacaggctgtgAAGATTGTACTGGAGGAAGATGAAGAGGGTGGTGGCAGAGGTGGCTCCAAGGGGCCATCTTCAGGGGAGCTGGACAGTGCCTTTCGTGGCCCCCGTGACCACCCCAAGATCTTCTATATCAAGCAGGAGCGCTTTGACCCTGAcgaggcagcagtggcagcactGGGAGGTGGTGTGAGTGCTGCAGGTGAGGCCAGCTTTCTCAAGTCGCTGGCACAGGGGCGGGCGTTGGGCATGGCTGAGGTTCAGGGCCTGTGCCAGGCGGAGTTCCAGCCAAGCAGTGAAGTTAGCTACATAATCCCTGCTGCAGGCACTggtgccgcctcctcctcctccatcactgCCCCTGGCTTCACCATTAAGGCCCAGCCCCTCTCCACTGAAGAGGCCGGGTTCCCCCAGAGCTCCTGGAAGCCAGTGGACCTACATGGAAATGAGATCATTGCCCATGCAGTGCATGGCCAGGTGGTGCATGCGCCTGTTAAGATTGTGACGGCACCTGATGGAAAGAAGTTTGGCTGCCTGTGTGGCAAGCGCTTTGCTGTCAAGCCTAAGCGTGACCGGCACATCATGCTGACCTTCAGTCTGCGCCCCTTTGGCTGTTCCGTCTGCAACAAGAAGTTCAAGCTGAAACACCACCTGACGGAGCACATGAAGACCCACGATGGGAACCTGTATTCATGCGAGGACTGTGGGCGCAAGTTCCGTGTGCAGAACTGCTTCCTCAAGCACAAGGAGCTGTGCAAGGGCCAGGGCTGGGCCACTGCTTGCTGGACCTACAAATAAAACCTGGGATGGCACTGAGTGGAGGACTCCTGCCAGCCTTCTCTAGGCCTGATCTAGCCCCTGAGCTCTGTTGCTCTGAATCCTTGCGGATCTGCCCTCCTGAGCTTGGTAACCTGCTCCAGGGCCCCGGGGACACCAAAACATGAAAGGACACAAATGAGAGCTGGGCAGACCAGGGGATTTGGCCCCAGCATGTTAGCTCCCCATGCTGCTTCATGGCTTAGTGTTTCTGACATACAGAACCTGCCATGGGTCAAAGGAGGGGAGATGCCCCAGGCTAATGTtggagctcagggcaggaggaTGGAGCAAGAGGCTAATGGGAACCTCAAGGCTAGGGATTAACAGCCATATTACATCCCTATTCCCAGTCTGGCCTTGCCCTCCTCTGAAAGAATACAGCTCTGTTGTGAGCGGACTCAACTGCTGGATCCCACATATTCTTCACTCAGCTGAGTCTGAGCAGAGCTGTGTCACTGTTCCTGCCTCTGGGTTTATAAGGCACACTCCCAGGTGTGGATTCCATGGCTGCTACCTTTCCTTGGGATGTGGGAATCTGCAGCCCAATCACCCTAGCCACCAAAACCAGCACCTCAGCCTTCTCCAGCCCTCAACTGCTTGTAGACATTCCCTCAGAATCCACCTTGCTGTGGGTGCTCAGGGCAGATGACTAACCCCTTAGGGACAATAAGGTAGGTGAGCAAAAAACACAGGCTCAGCAAAGTGATTTCTTAATCACAGACACTTTACTCTTAAAGCAGCGGAGTGTTACAGATCTGTGCAAACCACCGTCCTGAGCTCTGCCCTCTTGTCTGATCTCACTCCTGCGAGACTGAGTTCTGGTCAGTGACCCAGACAAGGCCGAGTCCCTACTGCCTTCTTCCCTTCAATCCTGTCTTGTGGAGTATGGCAGGGCAGCCCGCCCTTCTCCAGGAGCATTCCCCTTAAACCTAGTCTCTGACCCTTCTGGACCATGTGTCCAGTCTAGGATATTCCAACCCCATGCCCTGTGAGGCCCAGTGAAGAAAACCATTGCTCCTGAACTGGGCCAGTCTTTGAATCATCCAAAGTTGATGGGCCTTGATGGTCCAGTCATTGATGGTCCTTTCCCTGGCAGGGCAGTGTCTGGAATAGACTGGCTGTGTCGAAGTCAGGCAAGCTTTTCTACACGGTGCACAGAATGAGAGAGAGGCACATAAACAGAAATCAAAGCCAAATGCAGTTCCCCATTTGATACAGACATAACTCTCTTCTCTTGCAGTCACTGGCTAGGTCAGTAATCTGGAGGCTACCAACCCCAGCACCATGGCATGCATGGGCAGGATGGGGAAAGCTCATTGTGGGAGCCATGGTCATATAACTCTAGTGGTTTTGCCCAGGCTCCCTGGTCCACCACCCTCATTCAAACCAGGCCCAGTGTGAGCTCCCcctcctgccagagcagctcagcCACTCCATTCCCAACCCCTTCATTGTGCTGTGAGGCACATCCCAGGCCTAGGGACTCAGATTCCCCTGTGAGCCACAGCACAAGGTTGGGGATAGGGGTAGAGGCTGGTGTGAATGTGCTGTACACTAGAGAGTGTGGGTCTTTGCCCACCCTTCTAATGGCTGGTGCACAAAGCAGGTGGCAGAGTGACATGTTCAGAGCAAGCGGCAGAGGTCAGTTTTGTGGAGCTGAAGTCCCTGGGTCACTTCCACCGTAACccatgtgggggtggggttgtcAGCCCCTCTGCAATCCCCTTAGTCTGCTTGACTTCTCCAAGTCTTCTGGCTTCAGCAGCCTCACCCATTCTTGTCCCTGGTTTCCTGCTGTGGGTGTGTTTCTTATTGGGTTTTTATTTGCCCTCTtcttcccaccagttccctgccGTGGTTCATGCCCTTTGCCACTGGCATCACTGGCTTGAGTGGGAATCTGTTTCCTTGATAACACCTTGAGCCTTCTCACTCAGCCAAAGAGGGAAAGCCATTCCCTTGTTTTTAAGTGTATGCACCTCCCTGGGTCTCCCTGCATGGGCTGTGCACACACATCTCTTCACCGCAGCCTCTGCTATTGgtggttaagaacataagaacagccatgctgcgtcagaccattggtccatctaaccccatatcctgtcttgtgacagtggctggtgccagatgcttcagagggaattaatataacagggcaatttatcaagggcCATCCTctctcatccagtcccagcttctggtagtcagaggtttagggacacccagagcatggggttgtatccctgattATCTTGGCtcacagccattgatggacctgtcctccaggaacttatctagttcttttttcaacccagttatacttttggccttcacaactaccctggcaatgagttccacaggttgtctgtgtattgtgtgaagaaatacttccttttgtttgtttttaaatctgttgcctattTAATTTcatgggt
This region includes:
- the LOC115639889 gene encoding LOW QUALITY PROTEIN: zinc finger and BTB domain-containing protein 9-like (The sequence of the model RefSeq protein was modified relative to this genomic sequence to represent the inferred CDS: inserted 2 bases in 2 codons); protein product: MPWKGDLPWAGCAMEPETRSIQIEFPHYAAVLLXSLNKHRLEGKFCDISIHVQGQVFQAHKSVLAASSPYFHDKLLLNDTNCIVLPSVIEPEAFENLLQLIYSGRLKLLMEALPSHLLVASGLQMWQVVDQCSEILKELEGGPCRPWSSRASESQSPSSSNYFAVKDDGEPGGSSSEGPGHGGVSSGRAAPGCLDNEVMKIRVSQEEEEEEEEEEDHQAQICSGSMDXAVKIVLEEDEEGGGRGGSKGPSSGELDSAFRGPRDHPKIFYIKQERFDPDEAAVAALGGGVSAAGEASFLKSLAQGRALGMAEVQGLCQAEFQPSSEVSYIIPAAGTGAASSSSITAPGFTIKAQPLSTEEAGFPQSSWKPVDLHGNEIIAHAVHGQVVHAPVKIVTAPDGKKFGCLCGKRFAVKPKRDRHIMLTFSLRPFGCSVCNKKFKLKHHLTEHMKTHDGNLYSCEDCGRKFRVQNCFLKHKELCKGQGWATACWTYK